Sequence from the Ochrobactrum vermis genome:
ACATCGTCACCACGACGAGCAGCTTGACCAGAACGACAAGCGAGAGAACGACCATTCCGGCCAGCGGAAAATATCCGCCTGCGCGCACCGCAGCATCAAGCAGAAGGTCGCGCGCAATATAGCCCAGTGCGCCGATCAGCAGCAACTGGGGCCAGAAGCGAGCCAGAAGACGGGCTGTCAGAGCGATCAGACCGCCTATATCCTTGAGCATCGTCATGGCCGCAGTTTAGCCAGCTGAATGGTAGGGCTCAACATATTTTATTTGTCTAATATATACTCATTCACTCATCCGCGCCGCGCACCGGACGAAACAATGTCGAGATAGACGGCCAGAACAAGAATGCTCCCCTTGATGATCTGCTGCCAGAACGTATCGACGCCCAGCATGGACATGCCGTTGTCGAGGCTCGACATAATGAGCGCGCCAACCAGTGCACCGAGCACCGAGCCGACACCGCCACGCATGGAAGTCCCGCCGATGAAGCAGGAGGCAATGGCGTCGAGTTCGCCGCCCATGCCTGCCGATGGCGTTCCTGCCGCGAGGCGCGAGGTTGTCGTCAGGCCAGCTACTGCCGCCATCAGCCCCATAAGCGCAAAGACCGCCATCTTGACGAAGTTTACATTCACGCCTGAAAAGCGGGTCGCTTCGGTGTTCGAACCAACCGCATAGATGTGACGACCGAACACCGTTTGTTTCGCGATGACGGTGAAGACACCAAGGATCACCAGCAGGATCAGGACCGGGACCGGTACGCCCTGATAGCTGTTGAGGATCAGGATGAAGCCGAGGATAAGGATTCCGATACCAAGAAGCCTTCCGACTTCCATACCGGATGAAAGCGTCTGGAGATTATGCTTGCGCTTGCTTGCCCGCGTGCGCAGCGTCATCAGGATCAGCACGCCGAACAGGGCAATGGCACAGAGATTGCCAAGCCAGCCCGGAAGATAGCCCTGCCCGATATATTTGAACCCCGGCGATATCGGCGCGATGGTGACGCCGCCCATAATGCCCAGCACGATACCGCGAAAGACGAGTTGGCCGCCGAGCGTGACAATGAAGGACGGTATGCCGAGATAGGCGGTCAACCATCCATTGAAAGCGCCAAGCGCCACACCGAGAACGAGAACCGTACTGATCGTCGCCCACAACGGCCACCCATAAATCACGTCGAGAACGGCGGCGATACCGCCCAGAAGCCCCAGAAGTGCACCGACCGAAAGGTCTATTTCACCGGCAACAATGACGAACACCATCGCGGATGCGAGCATTCCGGTAATGGCCATCTGGCGCAGGAGATTGGAAAAGTTGCGCGCGGTCAGAAACTGCGAACGGCCCATCTCGGGATCGTAAGTGAGGATCGCAAACAATGCCCAGATGAGGGCAACCACGATCAGCAGAGCGACGATCTTGTATTCCGCCAGAAACTTTCGAAGGCTTTTGCCCGTCAATGTCATATCATGCACCGGTCAAATTAGAGCATTTCCAGCAAAGGCGTGAAACGGTTTTGCGTTCGGAAAATGCTTGAAAACAAACAGTTAATCGAGGGTCAGGCTGCATTGGTTATCGGCTTGCCGATTGCGGCAGCAAGCACCTTCTCCTGGGTAAGGTTTTCATTGGGGAAATCGCCGCGCAGCCTGCCCTCGCCGATCACGAGAACACGATCGCTGATGCCGAGAACTTCCGGCATTTCGGAAGAGACCATCAGCACAGCAACGCCCTGTTTCGCGAGCGCGAAGATCAATTTGTAGATTTCATATTTGGCGCCAACGTCGACACCACGTGTCGGCTCATCCAGAATGAGCACCTTGGGGTCTGGCAGCATCATTTTCGAAAGCACCGCTTTCTGCTGGTTGCCGCCCGACAGGGAAGCAATTTCCAGCATCGGGTCTGCCGTCTTGACCTTGAGGCGCAGAATTTCGCGCTGGATCGTGGCCAGCTCCGCTTCCTTGTTCAGCAGTCCGCGCAAGGAAAACCGGTCCAGCACCGAGACCGTCATATTGTAGCCCACCGGCATGATGGGCAGGATGCCATCCTTCTTGCGGTCTTCCGGCACCATGCAGATACCCTGACGGACCGCATCGCGCGGTGTGCGGATTTTCAGTTCTTTGCCTTCCAGAAAGACCTGGCCCTCATGCGCTCCGGGCCAGACACCGAACAGGCTGGACACCAGTTCCGTCCGTCCCGCACCGACCAGCCCGGCAATGCCGAGGATTTCCCCCCGCCGAAGTGCGAACGAAACATTGTCGACCACCTTGCGATCCGGGTTGGTCACATCCCAGCAATTGATGTTGCGCGCCTCGAAAATGACCTCGCCAATATCATGTGGTTCTCGCGGAAACAGGTTCTTCATCTCGCGACCCACCATCATGGTGATGATGGCAGGCGTGCTGAGTTCTGCCATCGGCTTCGTACCGATATGCGTTCCGTCACGAATGACGGTCACCGTGTCTGAAATTTCCGCCACTTCATCCAGCTTGTGGGAAATGTAGACGCAGGCCATGCCTTGTGCCTTGAAGTCCTTGATAAGATCGAGAAGGACACGCGTTTCGGATGCCGTCAGCGCGGATGTCGGCTCATCCAGAATGAGCAGCTTCGCATTCTTGTTGATTGCCTTTGCAATCTCGATGAGCTGCTGCTTGCCGCCCGGATAATGATAGACCGGGAGCGCAACGTTGATGTCGTGGATCTTGAGACGCGCCAGAAGTTCCGTCGCGCGTGCATTCATCTGGTCATAATCGATGAAGCCGCCGCTTGTCGGCTCCGATCCCAGAAAGATGTTCTCCGCGACCGACAGATGCGGCACCATCATCAGTTCCTGATGGATGATGACGATGCCTGCGGCCTCGGTATCGCGAATGCCCGCCGCCTTCAGCTCCTGTCCTTCCCAGAAAATCTCGCCGGTCCAGGTGCCATGCGGATAGACGCCAGAAAGCACTTTCATCAGCGTGGATTTGCCTGCGCCGTTCTCGCCGCACAGACCAACACACTCGCCCGCGCGCACCTTCAGGTAAATACCATCAAGCGCTTTCACGCCGTTGAAGTCCTTACCGATATTACGCATCTCTAGAAGATATTCGGACATCGCATATGACCTTGCGGTGATGCTACAGACAGCGCTGTCAGCAGCAGTCTCAACAGTTCGGTAGGGCCAGAAGCCGGACTTTGATTTCCAGACTTCCGGCCCCACTATTCTTGACATTCCATCGCCGACGTCACGCCCGGCGATGCCCGTCAGGATGGCTTACTTCCCTTCAATTTGTTCCTTGGTGTAGAAGCCGTCCTGAATATAAATGTCGATATTGTCCTTGGTCACGGCAGTCGGCGTCAGCAGAAGCGTGTCGACCTGCTTGCCACCATTATCCAGCTTGGAATTGAATTCAGGCGTTTCGCCCTTGACCATCTGGACAGTCAGCTTGGCGGCTTCCGACGCGATGAGCTTCAGCGGCTTGTAGACCGTCACGGTCTGCGTACCGTCGATCAGACGCTTGACGGCGGCAAGGTCGCTATCCTGTCCGGAAACAGCGGTCTTTCCGGCCAGTCCCTGCGCAGCAAGCGCCTGGATAGCGCCGCCAGCGGTACCGTCATTCGAAGCCACAACGGCATCGATCTTGTTCTGCGCAGCCGTCAGAGCGTTTTCCATAATGGAAAGTGCTTCTGTCGGGCTCCATTCCTTGACCCATTGCGAGCCGATGACCTTCACCTTGCCGGAATCGATGGCTTCCTTGAGGGCCTTTTCCTGCCCGGCACGAAGCAGCTTGGCGTTGTTATCCGTCGGCGAGCCACCGAGGAGATAATAGTTGCCTTCCGGCTTAGCCTTCAGAACGGCTTCCGCCTGCATGAAACCGACGCGCTCATTGTCGAACGAGATATAGGCATCGATATCGGCATTGAGTATCAGACGATCATAGGAGAGAACCTTGATTCCGGATGCCTTGGCGTCAGCAACAACCGCATCGAAAACCTTCGAGTTCATCGGCACGATGACGATGGCGTCAACGCCCTGCGCAATCAGGTTTTCAACCTGCTTGACCTGCTTTTCCTCGTTGCCGTCAGCCGACTGCACATTGACTTTGGCACCCAGCTTCTCAGCCGCTTCAATGAAATAATCGCGGTCACGCGCCCAGCGCTCGACGCGAAG
This genomic interval carries:
- a CDS encoding sugar ABC transporter permease translates to MTLTGKSLRKFLAEYKIVALLIVVALIWALFAILTYDPEMGRSQFLTARNFSNLLRQMAITGMLASAMVFVIVAGEIDLSVGALLGLLGGIAAVLDVIYGWPLWATISTVLVLGVALGAFNGWLTAYLGIPSFIVTLGGQLVFRGIVLGIMGGVTIAPISPGFKYIGQGYLPGWLGNLCAIALFGVLILMTLRTRASKRKHNLQTLSSGMEVGRLLGIGILILGFILILNSYQGVPVPVLILLVILGVFTVIAKQTVFGRHIYAVGSNTEATRFSGVNVNFVKMAVFALMGLMAAVAGLTTTSRLAAGTPSAGMGGELDAIASCFIGGTSMRGGVGSVLGALVGALIMSSLDNGMSMLGVDTFWQQIIKGSILVLAVYLDIVSSGARRG
- a CDS encoding xylose ABC transporter ATP-binding protein; translation: MSEYLLEMRNIGKDFNGVKALDGIYLKVRAGECVGLCGENGAGKSTLMKVLSGVYPHGTWTGEIFWEGQELKAAGIRDTEAAGIVIIHQELMMVPHLSVAENIFLGSEPTSGGFIDYDQMNARATELLARLKIHDINVALPVYHYPGGKQQLIEIAKAINKNAKLLILDEPTSALTASETRVLLDLIKDFKAQGMACVYISHKLDEVAEISDTVTVIRDGTHIGTKPMAELSTPAIITMMVGREMKNLFPREPHDIGEVIFEARNINCWDVTNPDRKVVDNVSFALRRGEILGIAGLVGAGRTELVSSLFGVWPGAHEGQVFLEGKELKIRTPRDAVRQGICMVPEDRKKDGILPIMPVGYNMTVSVLDRFSLRGLLNKEAELATIQREILRLKVKTADPMLEIASLSGGNQQKAVLSKMMLPDPKVLILDEPTRGVDVGAKYEIYKLIFALAKQGVAVLMVSSEMPEVLGISDRVLVIGEGRLRGDFPNENLTQEKVLAAAIGKPITNAA
- the xylF gene encoding D-xylose ABC transporter substrate-binding protein; translated protein: MKRRNFLTGALVAAALGIGAMASTPVYASPENPVIGFSIDDLRVERWARDRDYFIEAAEKLGAKVNVQSADGNEEKQVKQVENLIAQGVDAIVIVPMNSKVFDAVVADAKASGIKVLSYDRLILNADIDAYISFDNERVGFMQAEAVLKAKPEGNYYLLGGSPTDNNAKLLRAGQEKALKEAIDSGKVKVIGSQWVKEWSPTEALSIMENALTAAQNKIDAVVASNDGTAGGAIQALAAQGLAGKTAVSGQDSDLAAVKRLIDGTQTVTVYKPLKLIASEAAKLTVQMVKGETPEFNSKLDNGGKQVDTLLLTPTAVTKDNIDIYIQDGFYTKEQIEGK